A single Plasmodium malariae genome assembly, chromosome: 6 DNA region contains:
- the SBP1 gene encoding skeleton-binding protein 1, putative gives MSLRETTHVPQTTVAKDVNHNSLDLAEDRFSQTNDINAHRTTNVSELSNQVAEHANQVNEHANVVTERANQVNEQVRHVAEQVRQVAEQVRQAPNVQAPVSSNLAPSEAASTSTEVTAEPLHNTTVEGAPELPSSEKIEPPPNLDELFSEESIRKLRESIENSPCYKRRVALYQQQQQQQQQLASTQTLNLGPSSSMISPLFKLQFFASYAKGVMHYIQNHYVALIVVFLLMLNAYFLINYFKNTPQKGVITKRRKF, from the coding sequence atgagtCTACGAGAAACTACCCACGTTCCACAAACAACTGTTGCAAAAGACGTAAATCACAATTCGTTAGATTTAGCCGAAGATAGATTTTCTCAAACGAATGATATAAATGCGCATAGAACTACAAATGTCAGTGAATTATCAAATCAAGTGGCTGAACATGCTAATCAAGTAAATGAACATGCTAATGTAGTAACTGAACGTGCTAATCAAGTAAATGAACAAGTTCGTCATGTAGCTGAACAAGTTCGTCAAGTAGCTGAACAAGTTCGTCAAGCACCAAATGTTCAAGCTCCTGTTTCAAGTAATTTAGCTCCTTCAGAAGCAGCATCTACATCTACCGAAGTAACTGCCGAACCATTACATAATACTACTGTAGAGGGTGCTCCAGAATTACCATCATCAGAAAAAATTGAACCCCCACCCAATTTAGATGAATTATTTAGTGAAGAGTCTATTAGAAAATTAAGAGAATCCATAGAAAATTCTCCTTGTTATAAACGTAGAGTGGCTTTATATCAGCagcaacaacaacaacaacagcAACTTGCTAGTACACAAACATTGAATCTTGGTCCATCGTCATCAATGATATCTCCCTTATTTAAGTTACAATTTTTTGCATCATATGCTAAGGGAGTTATGCATTATATTCAAAATCATTATGTAGCACTTATagtagtttttttattaatgcttaatgcatattttttaataaattatttcaaaaacACACCACAAAAAGGGGTAATAAccaaaagaagaaaattttaa
- the PmUG01_06025000 gene encoding uncharacterized protein, whose product MTNRIMTNVEEGNKSQATGTCDTLEDNEKKDKIKGERESKKSGRTVSNMDKTSGVKENITHNKNSCTSQMADAPKVILHHKDSVNEKLKSGKGDGNESYKKEVDICEGSKKDGDNKQKVVWEYL is encoded by the coding sequence ATGACTAACAGAATAATGACTAATGTTGAAGAAGGTAACAAATCACAAGCTACAGGTACATGTGACACACTTGAAGATAATgagaaaaaagataaaataaaaggtgAAAGAGAATCAAAAAAATCAGGTCGTACAGTAAGTAATATGGATAAAACATCAGGAGTAAAGGAAAACATAACACATAATAAGAATTCTTGTACATCACAAATGGCTGACGCCCCAAAGGTAATATTACACCACAAGGATTCAGTTAAtgagaaattaaaaagtgGAAAAGGGGATGGTAATgaatcatataaaaaagaagtagaTATTTGTGAAGGGAGTAAAAAAGACGGAGATAATAAACAGAAAGTGGTTTGGGAGTATTTATGA
- the PmUG01_06025100 gene encoding tryptophan-rich antigen: MEPNKNVRDLITQRSYFSSLTTEIRKHILLNMNTKSFVSRLSTVVFFLFFVLLLNNISASSSAQNNRSEYEPNNLMDFWKGAIEETETLKNCAWQNWMMRLESDWEQFNASMNIRKDEWLKEAEAEWDEWIKSIKNKWMNCNEYMDIEIKSDILSKSSTWNETQWKEWIHTEGKQLMVADFENWIKEKESLLDLRLISEWVQWKNDKIMTWLMSDWKSEENNYWSHWENEKWPKWFNISEWKRWLKWKERVAREGQQWMNWIQLKENVYISGEGYKWSEWKKEKKIVFEKCTKSLIDEWINNKKWMLLTEKSNKTDSQE, encoded by the exons atggAGCCGAATAAGAATGTGCGCGATTTAATTACCCAGAgatcatatttttcatctttGACTACAGAAATTAGAAAGcacatattattaaatatgaacACAAAATCCTTTGTTTCACGTTTATCAACTgttgtattttttctatttttcgtTCTTctcttaaataatatttctgcA tctTCAAGTGCACAAAATAACCGAAGTGAATATGAACCAAATAATTTAATGGATTTTTGGAAAGGTGCAATAGAAGAAACAGAAACACTAAAAAATTGTGCATGGCAAAATTGGATGATGAGGTTGGAGTCAGACTGGGAACAATTTAATGCATCCATGAATATTAGAAAAGACGAATGGCTTAAAGAGGCAGAAGCTGAATGGGATGAATGGATAAAatccataaaaaataaatggatGAATTGTAATGAATATATGGATATAGAAATTAAATCTgatattttatcaaaatcTTCAACATGGAATGAAACTCAGTGGAAAGAATGGATACACACTGAAGGAAAACAACTTATGGTAGCAGATTTTGAAAATTGgattaaagaaaaagaatcaTTATTAGATTTACGGTTAATATCGGAATGGGTGCAATGGAAAAACGATAAAATTATGACATGGTTAATGAGTGATTGGAAAtctgaagaaaataattattggTCACATTGGGAAAATGAGAAATGGCCTAAATGGTTTAATATATCAGAATGGAAACGTTGGCTCAAATGGAAAGAGAGAGTTGCTAGAGAAGGACAACAATGGATGAATTGGATCCAGCTTaaagaaaatgtatatatatccgGTGAAGGGTATAAATGGTcagaatggaaaaaagaaaagaaaattgttTTTGAGAAATGTACAAAATCCCTTATTGACGAATggataaataataagaagTGGATGTTGTTGACTGAGAAAAGTAATAAAACAGATTCCCAagaataa